The Streptomyces sp. NBC_01689 genome includes a window with the following:
- a CDS encoding CaiB/BaiF CoA transferase family protein — protein sequence MTTESVFTGLKVLDASSFIAGPAAATVLSDFGADVIKIEPPGMGDPQRRLSSVPPSPRARANYGWHLTNRNKRGMVLDLKAPAAVEVLKRLVEWADVVITNFPHGTREKLHLGYEEVSGWNPRVVYADITGFGDAGPDARQPGFDLTAYWSRSGLLASTRDAGAPPTVPVWGSGDYMSAIGIYAAIVTALYRRERTGQGTSVGTSLLAEGVWATGTLVAGALAGGTPFELHDRKAPANPLINPYRTADGEWFMLVASPPHWPGLTRAVGHPELLEDPRFADLEGFVRNAAALSELLDTEFRSRPFAHWKDVLGRERITYSLIQTPEETVQDPQLRANDIVVPLEGVEGLTETISSPVNLRGVPKVPARRAPDLGEHTDEILTQLGFGASEIAGLRTQGAIPGTSEAPSP from the coding sequence ATGACCACCGAATCCGTCTTCACCGGCCTGAAGGTCCTCGACGCGTCCTCGTTCATCGCGGGACCGGCGGCGGCCACCGTGCTCTCCGACTTCGGAGCGGACGTCATCAAGATCGAACCGCCGGGCATGGGCGATCCCCAGCGGCGGCTGAGTTCCGTGCCGCCCAGTCCCCGCGCGCGGGCCAACTATGGATGGCACCTCACCAACCGGAACAAGCGGGGCATGGTGCTCGACCTGAAGGCACCGGCCGCCGTCGAGGTCCTCAAGCGGCTCGTGGAATGGGCCGACGTGGTGATCACCAACTTCCCGCACGGCACCCGCGAGAAGCTCCACCTCGGCTACGAGGAGGTCTCCGGCTGGAACCCGAGGGTCGTCTACGCCGACATCACCGGCTTCGGCGACGCGGGACCCGACGCCCGGCAGCCGGGCTTCGACCTCACCGCCTACTGGTCCCGCAGCGGCCTGCTCGCCTCCACCCGCGACGCGGGCGCCCCACCGACCGTCCCGGTCTGGGGAAGCGGCGACTACATGTCGGCGATCGGCATCTACGCGGCGATCGTGACGGCCCTCTACCGGCGGGAGCGGACGGGACAGGGCACCAGCGTCGGCACCTCGCTGCTCGCCGAGGGCGTGTGGGCCACCGGGACACTCGTGGCGGGAGCGCTCGCCGGCGGCACGCCGTTCGAACTGCACGACCGGAAGGCACCGGCCAACCCGCTGATCAACCCGTACCGGACCGCGGACGGCGAGTGGTTCATGCTGGTCGCCTCACCCCCGCACTGGCCGGGGCTGACGCGGGCCGTGGGACACCCCGAGCTGCTGGAGGACCCCCGGTTCGCGGACCTGGAGGGTTTCGTACGGAACGCGGCCGCGCTGAGCGAGCTGCTCGACACCGAGTTCCGCTCGCGGCCCTTCGCGCACTGGAAGGACGTCCTGGGCCGGGAACGGATCACCTACAGTCTCATCCAGACGCCGGAGGAGACCGTCCAGGACCCGCAGCTGCGGGCCAACGACATCGTCGTGCCCCTGGAAGGGGTCGAGGGTCTGACGGAGACCATCAGCAGCCCCGTCAACCTGCGTGGCGTACCGAAGGTCCCGGCGCGACGCGCACCGGATCTGGGCGAGCACACCGACGAGATCCTCACCCAACTGGGCTTCGGCGCCTCCGAGATCGCCGGGCTGCGCACGCAGGGAGCGATCCCCGGCACCTCCGAGGCGCCGTCGCCGTGA
- a CDS encoding serine hydrolase, which yields MVATGALLLGAATAFAAHRLGGSEEKAAAGPPKPSPSAPAGALDLTSRLTEVTSLAGSDQMSVAVLDTESGKWATYGTDVFDTASIVKVDILSTLLLQAQDAGRKLTAKERDLSTDMIENSDNDSTSTLWAGIGGARGLDKANERLGLKETRGAEGTAWGLTQTTAVDQVRLLSSVFGKKSALAAESQAYIQDLMYHIAPDQDWGVSAAADPGRPTALKNGWLQRSQTKLWDINSVGRIEKGGRILYAAVLMNGCSTEEAGIGLVEQAARAAATEFVRTLT from the coding sequence GTGGTGGCCACCGGTGCCCTGCTCCTCGGGGCCGCCACCGCGTTCGCGGCCCATCGGCTGGGCGGCTCGGAGGAGAAGGCCGCGGCCGGGCCGCCCAAGCCGTCCCCCTCGGCTCCCGCCGGGGCCCTGGACCTCACTTCACGGCTCACCGAGGTCACCTCGCTCGCCGGTTCCGACCAGATGTCGGTCGCGGTGCTGGACACGGAGTCCGGGAAGTGGGCGACCTACGGCACGGATGTCTTCGACACGGCCAGCATCGTCAAGGTGGACATACTCTCCACCCTCCTGCTCCAGGCGCAGGACGCCGGACGGAAGTTGACCGCCAAGGAGCGTGACCTCTCGACCGACATGATCGAGAACAGCGACAACGACTCCACGAGCACCCTGTGGGCGGGCATCGGAGGGGCGCGGGGCCTGGACAAGGCCAACGAGCGTCTCGGCCTGAAGGAGACCCGAGGCGCCGAGGGCACCGCCTGGGGCCTGACCCAGACCACGGCGGTGGACCAGGTCCGTCTCCTGTCCAGCGTGTTCGGCAAGAAGTCGGCGCTCGCCGCGGAGTCCCAGGCCTACATCCAGGACCTCATGTACCACATCGCGCCGGACCAGGACTGGGGCGTGTCCGCGGCAGCGGACCCCGGCCGGCCCACCGCACTCAAGAACGGCTGGCTCCAGAGGAGCCAGACCAAGTTGTGGGACATCAACAGCGTCGGCCGGATCGAGAAGGGCGGCCGGATCCTCTACGCGGCCGTTTTGATGAACGGCTGCAGCACGGAGGAGGCCGGCATCGGACTCGTGGAGCAGGCCGCGCGCGCCGCGGCGACGGAGTTCGTCCGCACACTGACCTGA
- a CDS encoding GNAT family N-acetyltransferase, translating to MQQPLDVPVLAADGGLTLRPWRLADLPLVHEAAQDEYIPSITTVPSPYTEPAGVAFVERQWTRATTRAGYPFVVVTADDRPVGQVGLWLRDLEQGRASLGYWVVKSARGHGTALAAVDAVVGWALRDLRIPRLELWVEPWNLASVRTAERAGFQREGLLRKWQRVGDERRDMFMYALVSGDR from the coding sequence ATGCAGCAGCCTCTCGACGTACCCGTACTCGCCGCGGACGGTGGACTCACCCTTCGGCCGTGGCGCCTCGCGGACCTGCCGTTGGTCCATGAGGCGGCACAGGACGAGTACATCCCGTCGATCACGACCGTCCCCTCGCCCTATACCGAGCCGGCCGGGGTCGCGTTCGTCGAGCGGCAGTGGACCCGCGCGACCACGAGGGCCGGGTACCCGTTCGTCGTCGTGACCGCCGACGACCGCCCTGTCGGACAGGTGGGGTTGTGGCTGAGGGACCTGGAACAGGGCCGTGCCTCCTTGGGTTACTGGGTCGTGAAGTCGGCGCGCGGTCACGGCACGGCGCTGGCCGCCGTCGACGCGGTGGTGGGCTGGGCCCTGCGCGATCTGCGGATTCCCCGGCTCGAACTGTGGGTGGAGCCCTGGAACCTGGCCTCCGTACGCACCGCCGAACGAGCCGGTTTCCAGCGGGAGGGGCTCCTGCGGAAGTGGCAGCGGGTGGGCGACGAACGCCGGGACATGTTCATGTACGCGCTGGTGTCGGGCGATCGGTGA
- a CDS encoding acyl-CoA dehydrogenase family protein: MSGTPHLPTPSGPYLDEGPLPADFYAFEELLTDGERERIGAVREFLRTQAAPIVDDYWARAEFPFQLIEGIGRLGLVDWADPDSTQPRPTNLFSGFLALEFAHADASLATFSGVHTGLAMGTILACGSEEQRRRWLPAMSRFERIGAFALTEPHGGSDVAGGLRTTARRDGDEWVLDGAKRWIGNATFADVVVVWARDVDTQHVLGFVVEKDTPGFTATKIENKMALRIVQNADIVLEGCRVPEANRLQNANSFKDTAGILRQTRSGVAWQAVGVMFGAYEIALKYAKEREQFGRPIGGFQLVQDLLVKMLGNATASCGMVTRLAQLQDAGIFRDEQSALAKAYCTVRMRENVGWARELLAGNGIVLDYKVGRFVADAEALYSYEGTREIQTLIVGRAVTGGLSAFVR; this comes from the coding sequence ATGAGCGGCACACCGCACCTGCCGACACCGTCGGGTCCCTACCTGGACGAAGGACCGCTGCCCGCCGACTTCTACGCCTTCGAGGAACTGCTGACGGACGGTGAACGCGAGAGGATCGGGGCCGTCCGGGAGTTCCTCCGTACCCAGGCCGCACCGATCGTCGACGACTACTGGGCCCGGGCCGAGTTCCCGTTTCAGCTGATCGAGGGCATCGGGCGCCTCGGTCTGGTGGACTGGGCCGACCCGGACTCCACGCAACCCAGGCCGACGAACCTCTTCTCGGGCTTCCTGGCGCTGGAGTTCGCGCACGCCGACGCGTCTCTGGCGACGTTCTCCGGCGTGCACACGGGCCTGGCGATGGGCACCATCCTGGCCTGCGGCTCCGAGGAACAGCGCAGACGCTGGCTGCCGGCCATGAGCCGCTTCGAGAGGATCGGCGCTTTCGCGTTGACGGAGCCGCATGGAGGGTCCGATGTCGCGGGCGGTCTGCGGACGACCGCGCGCAGGGACGGTGACGAATGGGTCCTCGACGGCGCCAAGCGGTGGATCGGGAACGCCACGTTCGCCGACGTGGTGGTCGTCTGGGCCCGTGACGTCGACACCCAGCACGTCCTGGGCTTCGTCGTGGAGAAGGACACCCCCGGATTCACCGCGACGAAGATCGAGAACAAGATGGCCCTGCGCATCGTGCAGAACGCCGACATCGTCCTCGAGGGCTGCCGCGTTCCGGAGGCAAACCGGCTGCAGAACGCGAACTCCTTCAAGGACACCGCGGGCATCCTGCGCCAGACGCGCAGCGGTGTGGCCTGGCAGGCGGTGGGGGTGATGTTCGGCGCCTACGAGATCGCCCTGAAGTATGCGAAGGAGCGCGAGCAGTTCGGGCGCCCGATCGGAGGTTTCCAGCTCGTGCAGGACCTGCTGGTGAAGATGCTCGGCAACGCCACGGCCTCCTGCGGGATGGTGACGCGCCTCGCGCAGTTGCAGGACGCGGGCATCTTCCGGGACGAGCAGTCGGCCCTGGCGAAGGCCTACTGCACGGTCCGGATGCGCGAGAACGTGGGATGGGCCCGGGAGCTCCTGGCCGGCAACGGAATCGTCCTCGACTACAAGGTCGGCCGGTTCGTCGCCGACGCGGAGGCCCTGTACTCGTACGAGGGCACGCGGGAGATCCAGACCCTGATCGTCGGACGTGCCGTCACCGGTGGCCTCAGCGCGTTCGTGCGGTGA